A single genomic interval of Tistrella bauzanensis harbors:
- a CDS encoding Hsp20 family protein, producing MAGLLNYAPAFRTVPAFRGLDGFRSPLFDLVDRIADSARTDGVNIARLGDDSFRVELAVPGFVESEVEITVEDRILTVKGTKPEATEDGVTYVTRGFAPASFERRFTLAEHVEVESADLKAGVLSIALVRKLPEARQPKRIAIGAVGTA from the coding sequence ATGGCTGGTCTCCTGAATTACGCGCCCGCATTCCGCACCGTTCCCGCTTTCCGTGGTCTCGACGGATTCCGCTCGCCGCTGTTCGATCTGGTCGACCGGATCGCCGACAGTGCCCGGACAGACGGCGTCAACATCGCCCGTCTTGGCGACGACAGCTTCCGCGTTGAACTGGCCGTGCCCGGCTTCGTCGAATCCGAGGTCGAGATCACGGTCGAGGACCGGATCCTGACCGTGAAGGGCACCAAGCCCGAGGCGACCGAAGACGGTGTCACCTATGTCACCCGCGGTTTCGCGCCTGCGAGCTTCGAGCGCCGCTTTACCCTGGCTGAGCATGTCGAGGTGGAGAGCGCCGATCTGAAGGCCGGGGTGCTGAGCATCGCCCTGGTCCGCAAGCTGCCCGAGGCGCGCCAGCCGAAGCGGATCGCGATCGGCGCCGTCGGCACCGCGTGA
- a CDS encoding inositol monophosphatase family protein, whose translation MAVRSPILNVMIGAAQKAARGLIRDFGEVENLQVSRKGPADFVSSADLKSEKTIRAELSKARPDFGFLMEEGGEIKATGTGPSHRWIIDPLDGTHNFLHGIPHFAVTVALEREGEIIAGVTYDPLRDEMYSAEKGYGAFVNDRRIRVAARRQLIDCVIATGIPRADKPNHTEYLKMLAGMMKNTGGLRRFGSAALDLAYVAAGRFDGFFEIDLQPWDMAAGIVLVREAGGFVSDITGAEAMMDTGGIIAGNTAVHGQTHKVLSTMLAKRPRRPDETMAPGLRPPAAPRGPRG comes from the coding sequence ATGGCCGTCCGTTCCCCTATTCTCAACGTCATGATCGGTGCCGCCCAGAAGGCCGCGCGCGGCCTGATCCGCGACTTCGGCGAGGTCGAAAACCTCCAGGTGTCCCGCAAGGGGCCGGCCGATTTCGTGTCGAGCGCCGATCTGAAATCCGAAAAGACCATCCGCGCCGAGCTGTCGAAGGCCCGCCCCGATTTCGGCTTCCTGATGGAGGAAGGCGGCGAGATCAAGGCCACCGGCACCGGCCCGTCGCATCGCTGGATCATCGATCCGCTGGACGGCACCCATAATTTCCTGCATGGCATCCCCCATTTCGCGGTGACCGTGGCATTGGAACGCGAGGGCGAGATCATCGCCGGCGTCACCTATGACCCGCTGCGCGACGAGATGTATTCGGCCGAAAAGGGCTATGGCGCCTTCGTCAACGATCGCCGCATCCGCGTGGCCGCCCGCCGCCAGTTGATCGACTGCGTGATCGCGACCGGCATTCCGCGCGCCGACAAGCCGAACCACACCGAGTATCTGAAGATGCTGGCCGGGATGATGAAGAACACCGGCGGCCTGCGCCGGTTCGGGTCCGCGGCGCTCGACCTGGCCTATGTTGCGGCCGGACGCTTCGACGGCTTTTTCGAGATCGACCTTCAGCCCTGGGACATGGCGGCGGGCATCGTGCTGGTCCGCGAGGCCGGCGGCTTCGTCAGCGACATCACCGGTGCCGAGGCCATGATGGACACCGGCGGTATCATCGCCGGCAACACCGCCGTGCACGGCCAGACCCACAAGGTGCTGAGCACCATGCTGGCCAAGCGTCCGCGTCGCCCCGACGAGACGATGGCGCCCGGCCTTCGCCCCCCCGCCGCACCGCGCGGGCCGCGCGGCTGA
- the rpmE gene encoding 50S ribosomal protein L31, with translation MKQGIHPDYHEITVVMTDGTTFQTRSTYGKAGDQLQLDVDTKTHPVWTGGTVRLSEKAGQVAKFKKRFANFGI, from the coding sequence ATGAAACAGGGCATCCATCCGGATTACCACGAAATCACCGTGGTGATGACCGACGGCACGACGTTCCAGACCCGTTCGACCTATGGCAAGGCTGGTGATCAGCTGCAGCTTGACGTCGATACCAAGACCCATCCGGTTTGGACCGGCGGCACCGTCCGTCTGTCCGAGAAGGCCGGTCAGGTCGCGAAGTTCAAGAAGCGCTTCGCGAACTTCGGTATCTGA
- a CDS encoding peptidoglycan -binding protein — translation MRRLRRKQGGSDIWPGFVDALSSLLLVIIFLLVVFMLAQFYLSQALSGREEKLDQLTRQLNELTELLNLERAGSEELRVTLDRVSSDLERSTAERDSLAARVSAADQRITALEQALNEAAESQRTTEADRARIASALESAEADKRSLTDRMAELEERLRILDERLAASEQTADDRALALQSAGDRLADADRTIEAQSSSLMAALDRVDRQTARAETAESRADAAESRLTDMAAQLERLNQELARLSALLDESRERSEEQKAVIADLGQKLNQALAAKVEELARYRSEFFGRLREVLGGREDIQIVGDRFVFQSEVLFDSGASEISPAGRTQLARLGDALNQIAGEIPDDINWVLQVDGHTDVRPISTAAFASNWELSAARAISVVKFLISQGVPPWRLAAAGYGEFHPIDTAETSDAYRRNRRIELKLTNK, via the coding sequence ATGCGCCGTTTACGCCGCAAACAGGGCGGCAGCGATATCTGGCCCGGCTTTGTCGACGCCCTGTCGTCGCTGCTGCTGGTCATCATCTTCCTGCTCGTGGTCTTCATGCTGGCCCAGTTCTACCTGAGCCAGGCGCTGTCGGGCCGCGAGGAGAAGCTGGACCAGCTGACCCGGCAGTTGAACGAACTGACCGAGCTTCTTAACCTGGAGCGTGCCGGCTCGGAAGAGTTGCGCGTGACCCTGGATCGTGTGTCGAGCGACCTGGAACGGTCGACCGCCGAGCGCGACAGTCTGGCGGCCAGGGTTTCGGCCGCCGATCAGCGGATCACTGCGCTTGAACAGGCCTTGAACGAGGCCGCGGAAAGCCAGCGCACCACCGAGGCCGACCGCGCCCGCATCGCCAGCGCGCTGGAAAGCGCCGAAGCCGACAAACGCAGCCTGACCGACCGGATGGCGGAACTGGAAGAGCGTCTGCGCATTCTGGACGAGCGGCTGGCCGCAAGCGAGCAGACCGCCGACGACCGTGCACTGGCCCTGCAGAGCGCCGGCGACCGGCTGGCCGATGCCGACCGCACCATCGAGGCGCAGTCGTCGAGCCTGATGGCGGCGCTGGACCGGGTCGACCGCCAGACCGCCCGGGCCGAGACCGCCGAGTCCCGGGCCGATGCAGCCGAATCGCGGCTGACCGACATGGCGGCACAGCTCGAACGGCTGAACCAGGAACTGGCGCGGCTGTCCGCCCTGCTGGATGAAAGCCGCGAACGCAGCGAGGAACAGAAGGCCGTGATCGCCGATCTGGGCCAGAAGCTCAACCAGGCCCTGGCCGCCAAGGTCGAAGAACTGGCGCGCTATCGTTCGGAATTCTTCGGGCGGCTGCGTGAGGTGCTGGGCGGCCGCGAGGACATCCAGATCGTCGGCGACCGCTTCGTCTTTCAGTCGGAAGTGCTGTTCGACAGTGGCGCATCGGAAATCAGCCCTGCCGGCCGCACCCAGCTTGCACGGCTGGGCGATGCGCTGAACCAGATCGCCGGCGAGATCCCCGACGACATCAACTGGGTTCTTCAGGTCGACGGCCACACCGATGTGCGGCCGATTTCCACCGCGGCATTCGCCTCGAACTGGGAGTTGTCGGCAGCCCGCGCGATTTCCGTGGTGAAGTTCCTGATTTCGCAGGGCGTGCCGCCCTGGCGTCTGGCCGCCGCCGGCTATGGCGAGTTCCACCCCATCGATACAGCCGAAACCAGCGATGCCTATCGGCGTAATCGGCGCATCGAGCTGAAGCTGACCAACAAATGA
- a CDS encoding OmpA family protein → MTLASTPLVHSPYRLPGHDRQAASPLPHGRLSCRLAGVAALAMALLAAPVATGDAIVQAAESVSAAAITVPFDAGSAEIPASGREIIRAFAATVQPQARSRVLVDAYATAPAGAPAHASRRLALDRALAVRDILADAGIGPTRIELKVHGAATSGPADRVDLDVARAG, encoded by the coding sequence ATGACGCTCGCGTCGACGCCGCTCGTCCATTCGCCATATCGCCTGCCGGGCCACGACCGGCAGGCTGCCTCCCCATTGCCGCACGGGCGCCTGTCGTGCCGGCTCGCCGGCGTCGCGGCACTGGCGATGGCATTGCTGGCGGCACCGGTTGCCACCGGCGATGCCATCGTCCAGGCGGCCGAATCGGTATCGGCGGCGGCGATCACCGTGCCGTTCGATGCCGGCAGCGCCGAGATCCCCGCCAGCGGCCGCGAGATCATCCGCGCATTTGCCGCCACCGTTCAGCCGCAGGCACGCAGCCGCGTTCTGGTGGATGCCTATGCGACCGCGCCGGCCGGTGCGCCGGCGCATGCATCGCGCCGGTTGGCGCTGGATCGGGCACTCGCGGTCCGCGATATCCTGGCCGATGCCGGCATCGGCCCCACCCGCATCGAGTTGAAGGTCCACGGCGCCGCCACATCCGGTCCGGCCGACCGCGTGGACCTGGACGTGGCGCGGGCCGGGTGA
- the efp gene encoding elongation factor P: MKINGNAIRPGMIIEHQNRLWVARRTMHTQPGKGGAYLQVELKDIRSGTKLNERFRASESVERVRLDEKEYQFLYADGDMLTLMDQETYDQINIHKDLVGEPAVFLQDGMMLTVSTYEDEPLAVALPESVVLEVVETEPTVKGQTAAASYKPAMMSNGIRIMVPPHIETGTRVVVMTADQTYLERAKD, translated from the coding sequence ATGAAGATCAATGGCAACGCCATCCGCCCCGGCATGATCATCGAGCATCAGAACCGGCTCTGGGTCGCCCGCCGCACCATGCACACCCAGCCTGGCAAGGGCGGCGCCTATCTCCAGGTGGAGTTGAAGGACATCCGCAGCGGCACCAAGCTGAACGAGCGCTTCCGGGCCTCTGAGTCCGTTGAACGCGTGCGGCTGGACGAAAAGGAATACCAGTTCCTGTACGCCGACGGCGATATGCTGACCCTGATGGATCAGGAAACCTATGACCAGATCAATATCCACAAGGATCTGGTCGGCGAACCGGCGGTGTTCCTGCAGGACGGCATGATGCTGACCGTCTCCACCTACGAAGACGAGCCGCTGGCCGTGGCCCTGCCGGAATCGGTGGTCCTGGAAGTGGTCGAGACCGAGCCGACCGTGAAGGGCCAGACCGCCGCCGCGTCCTATAAGCCGGCGATGATGTCGAACGGCATCCGCATCATGGTGCCGCCGCATATCGAAACCGGCACCCGCGTGGTGGTGATGACCGCCGACCAGACCTATCTGGAGCGCGCGAAGGACTGA
- a CDS encoding flagellar motor protein MotA produces MARPTTDSLTRPQRYLVRMIIFLALTLGVVALLGETLIDAFMTNPVLNALIVGTAVLGCAYAIRQVWRLNSEVAWLEGFRQNRPGMAATPAPDLLNPIAAMLSQTREDAKLSPMASRSLLDSLGSRLDESREISRYIIGLLIFLGLLGTFWGLIQTISAVAGVIGNLSVGTGDVGRLFDDLKAGLEAPLAGMGTAFSSSLFGLSGSLVLGFLDLQAGQAQSRFFNEVEEWFSRLTKLGGGMGGIEIEGAPGAGAYLAALVEQTAENLSDLKRTLQRSDEARRQGDENLRALTERLATLTDQMRVEQSVLVKLAEQQKDLKPLLTLLVESQHRDDGFDEASRAHLRNVDILLARMVEDIPQGRQQAVEDIRSEVRLLARTIAALAAEDDARR; encoded by the coding sequence ATGGCCCGCCCGACCACCGACAGCCTGACCCGCCCGCAACGCTATCTCGTGCGGATGATTATCTTCCTCGCCCTCACTTTGGGCGTGGTGGCCCTGCTCGGCGAGACCCTGATCGACGCCTTCATGACCAATCCGGTCCTGAACGCGCTGATCGTGGGCACCGCCGTTCTTGGCTGCGCCTATGCCATCCGTCAGGTCTGGCGGCTGAACAGCGAGGTCGCGTGGCTGGAAGGCTTCCGCCAGAACCGGCCGGGCATGGCGGCCACCCCCGCCCCCGATCTGCTGAACCCGATCGCCGCGATGCTGTCGCAGACCCGCGAGGACGCCAAGCTGTCGCCGATGGCCAGCCGGTCGCTGCTCGACAGCCTGGGCAGCCGCCTGGATGAGAGCCGCGAGATCAGCCGCTACATCATCGGGCTGCTGATCTTCCTGGGCCTGCTCGGCACCTTCTGGGGGCTTATTCAGACGATCAGCGCAGTCGCCGGCGTCATCGGCAACCTGTCGGTCGGCACCGGCGACGTCGGCCGGCTGTTCGACGACCTGAAGGCCGGCCTGGAAGCACCGCTCGCCGGCATGGGGACCGCGTTTTCATCCTCGCTCTTCGGTCTGTCCGGGTCGCTGGTGCTGGGCTTTCTGGACCTTCAGGCGGGCCAGGCGCAGAGCCGGTTCTTCAACGAGGTCGAGGAATGGTTCTCGCGGCTGACCAAGCTTGGCGGCGGCATGGGCGGCATCGAGATCGAGGGCGCGCCCGGCGCCGGCGCCTATCTGGCGGCGCTGGTGGAACAGACGGCCGAGAACCTGTCGGATCTGAAACGCACGCTGCAACGGTCTGATGAAGCCCGCCGGCAGGGCGACGAGAACCTGCGCGCGCTGACCGAACGGCTGGCGACGCTGACCGATCAGATGCGTGTGGAGCAATCGGTTCTGGTGAAGCTGGCCGAACAGCAGAAAGACCTGAAGCCGCTGCTGACGCTGCTGGTCGAGTCCCAGCACCGCGATGACGGCTTCGACGAGGCCAGCCGCGCGCATCTGCGCAATGTGGACATCCTTCTGGCCCGCATGGTGGAAGATATCCCCCAGGGGCGCCAGCAGGCTGTGGAGGACATCCGTTCCGAAGTCCGCCTTCTGGCCCGCACCATCGCGGCGCTGGCCGCCGAAGACGACGCCCGGCGCTGA